From the genome of Amycolatopsis sp. NBC_01488, one region includes:
- a CDS encoding barstar family protein, with translation MSASEQAKAAAEAAFARGAYPHLVNSRPTVDKASTLSAFADALSFPDYFGHNLDALYDCLTDLSWLPQGEHVLIWPGSEALRTAEPKTYLAIRSVLSDAQRALGPSGRSAGSWRLTVVLPDA, from the coding sequence ATGAGCGCCTCGGAGCAGGCGAAGGCCGCCGCGGAAGCGGCCTTCGCGAGGGGCGCGTACCCGCACCTGGTGAACTCGCGCCCGACCGTGGACAAGGCCAGCACGCTGAGCGCGTTCGCCGACGCACTGTCCTTTCCGGACTACTTCGGCCACAACCTCGACGCGCTCTACGACTGCCTGACCGACCTTTCCTGGCTGCCGCAGGGCGAGCACGTGCTGATCTGGCCGGGCTCGGAGGCACTGCGCACGGCCGAACCCAAGACGTACCTGGCGATCCGCAGCGTGCTTTCCGACGCGCAGCGCGCGCTCGGCCCGAGCGGCCGCAGCGCCGGTTCGTGGCGGCTCACGGTCGTGCTGCCGGACGCCTGA